The following coding sequences lie in one Musa acuminata AAA Group cultivar baxijiao chromosome BXJ1-8, Cavendish_Baxijiao_AAA, whole genome shotgun sequence genomic window:
- the LOC135588959 gene encoding uncharacterized protein LOC135588959, producing the protein MAAAAAISELDPSKDAAAAAVVEEIVRLERKIFPKHESLSKSFHDELRKKNSGVMYLKTNKGKEGEEEIVGYVMYSWISSLCASITKLAVKESHRRQGHGEALLKAAIQRCRTRKIQRICLHVDPTRIAALSLYRKLGFQIDELIRHYYSPGRNAYRMYLEFDE; encoded by the exons atggcggcggcggcggcgatctcAGAATTGGATCCAAGTAAagacgcggcggcggcggcggtggtggaagAGATCGTGAGATTGGAGAGGAAGATTTTCCCCAAGCACGAATCACTTTCCAAATCTTTCCACGATGAGTTGAGGAAGAAGAACAGCGGAGTCATGTACCTGAAGACCAACaaaggaaaagaaggagaagaagagatcgTTGGGTATGTCATGTACTCCTGGATCTCCTCCCTGTGCGCTTCAATCACCAAACTTGCCG TGAAGGAGAGTCACAGAAGGCAGGGGCATGGAGAAGCTTTACTGAAAGCAGCAATCCAAAGGTGTCGAACCAGAAAAATTCAGAGGATTTGCCTTCATGTCGATCCTACCAGAATTGCTGCTCTTTCCCTTTACAGAAAGCTTGGCTTTCAGATCGACGAATTGATTCGACATTACTATTCTCCAGGGAGAAATGCTTACCGAATGTATTTGGAGTTTGATGAATAG